The DNA window GGCTTGGATCCAAGACACTGCCAAAAACCCACAATAATAATTATCCCACAAAAATTGGAGGAATACCCACTCACAAAAGCCACAGGAAAAGCCATTAGAGCAATAGTTTCATCCATAAGGAGGACACCGCCATTCTGCCTCCCACCAATGGTTAAATCACTAAATTATCAAAACAATATCTTGGCAAAGCTTGAAGCAATAAATGCAGGTGTAGATGAAGCAATAATGCTGGATTGGATGGGCTACGTTTGTGAAGGGACTGGAGACAACGTATTCATCGTGAAAAATGGAGTACTGATAACACCACCAATATACGCCAGCATACTTCCAGGAATAACCAGGCAAACAGTTATAGAGATTGCTAAGAGACTTAAAATAGAAGTTGTGGAGAGGAACATAACGATACATGAACTCTACAATGCAGATGAAGTATTCCTAACAGCCACAGGAATCGAAATAGTACCAGTTATAGAGATTGATGGTAGGAAGATAGGCAAGGGGGAGCCTGGACCAATATTCATGAAAATAAAGGAGGAATTCGATAAAGAGGTACGAAGTACTGGAACGCCAATTTATTAAGTATAGAGTAACGCTGCAGACTAATAAGGGAATCTACTTTGCAATTCAACTATTTAATTTTTAATTTAATGTATAATGAAGCTGCAAGTCTATAAATAAAAAAGTATGTGGGAGTGTTACCTCCCTAGGTATATCCTCTTAGGGTCAAGTTCTCTAAGAAGTTTAAGTTCTCTCTCGGATGGTTCTCTTGTAACCTTAAGGTCCTTTGAAACTTTTATATCCCAACCAGTATTCTGCTTAACTTCTTCAACAGTCACTCCTGGATGAATGTATGTGAGGATCATTTCACCAGTTTCCTTATCGAATTCCATAATCCCAAGATCTGTTATAACTTTGTCAGGTCCTCCCCCCTCTAATCCAAGTTTCTCACGTTCCCACTTACCGCTTAGGAATCCTGGGCTTGTTATGAAGTCAACTTTTTCGGGGAATCTCCTCTTCT is part of the Candidatus Methanomethylicota archaeon genome and encodes:
- the ilvE gene encoding branched-chain-amino-acid transaminase, producing the protein MSEKSELLIYINGEFYPESEAKISVFDHGLLYGDGVFEGIRAYDGRVFKLDEHIDRLYESAKTVGIEIPLSKEEFKKAIIEVLRRNNLRNAYIRPIVTRGVGRLGLDPRHCQKPTIIIIPQKLEEYPLTKATGKAIRAIVSSIRRTPPFCLPPMVKSLNYQNNILAKLEAINAGVDEAIMLDWMGYVCEGTGDNVFIVKNGVLITPPIYASILPGITRQTVIEIAKRLKIEVVERNITIHELYNADEVFLTATGIEIVPVIEIDGRKIGKGEPGPIFMKIKEEFDKEVRSTGTPIY